A window of the Schlesneria paludicola DSM 18645 genome harbors these coding sequences:
- the mgtE gene encoding magnesium transporter: protein MDQSHASSTARTYKRLLQPDLKLMLIENDVVGLQQFCEVLNPAIVAEVLFGLDPASAWRVLSSSDIKHQADIFEFLEPTQQIELVANIDRQHLSKLIEAMSPDDRVDLMENLDEVQIEALLPLIAQAERDEIRKMLSYPEDSAGSIMTTEYASLPDGIPVGEALNLLRQQAPNRETIYYVFVVDAGRRILGVISLRELILARPSALIADIMTRDFISVHVRDDQEEAARLIARFDLIALPVLDADERLVGIITHDDVLDVIQEEANEDAYLQAAIDPLEHSYFSTPLLTIAFKRGVWLLFLSIMALVTATAMRSFGDRAKSNEWLEWFLPLVLASGGNTGSQSATLVIRAMAVITMNRRDKIQLATRELLTGLILGLTLGVFNWLALQGLFGRDPIQSGVVSLTIALVVTMGTVVGSLLPILFDRLGMDPAIMSNPLIASLSDFMGVVIYFSVAIWLLA, encoded by the coding sequence CGTTGGACTGCAGCAGTTCTGCGAAGTCTTAAATCCCGCGATTGTCGCCGAAGTGCTGTTCGGGCTGGATCCGGCATCCGCGTGGCGTGTGTTGTCGTCGAGTGACATCAAGCACCAGGCCGACATTTTTGAGTTCCTGGAGCCGACGCAGCAGATCGAACTTGTTGCCAACATCGACCGCCAGCACCTGTCGAAGCTCATCGAGGCCATGTCGCCCGATGATCGCGTTGACTTGATGGAAAATCTGGACGAGGTGCAGATTGAAGCGCTGCTACCGCTGATCGCCCAGGCCGAACGCGATGAAATTCGAAAAATGCTGTCGTACCCGGAGGATTCCGCCGGGTCGATCATGACGACGGAATACGCCTCACTGCCAGACGGAATTCCCGTCGGCGAGGCACTGAACCTCCTGCGGCAGCAGGCCCCCAACCGGGAAACGATCTACTACGTGTTCGTCGTCGACGCTGGCCGCCGGATACTGGGCGTGATTTCGCTACGCGAGCTGATCTTGGCTCGACCATCGGCCCTGATCGCCGACATTATGACCCGCGACTTCATTTCCGTACACGTCCGAGATGACCAGGAAGAGGCCGCTCGTCTGATCGCGCGTTTTGACCTGATTGCCCTGCCAGTTCTCGACGCCGACGAACGCCTGGTGGGGATCATTACGCACGACGACGTCCTGGACGTGATCCAGGAAGAGGCCAACGAAGACGCCTATTTGCAGGCCGCGATCGACCCATTGGAGCACTCGTACTTCTCGACTCCGCTGCTGACCATTGCCTTCAAACGCGGCGTATGGCTGCTATTCCTGTCAATCATGGCCCTGGTCACCGCCACCGCGATGCGTTCGTTCGGAGACCGGGCAAAGTCCAACGAGTGGCTGGAATGGTTTCTGCCACTCGTTCTCGCGAGTGGTGGCAACACAGGGTCTCAATCGGCAACGCTGGTGATTCGTGCGATGGCCGTCATTACGATGAACCGGCGCGACAAGATTCAACTGGCAACACGCGAACTTTTGACTGGATTGATTCTCGGCCTGACGCTCGGAGTGTTCAACTGGCTGGCCCTGCAAGGGCTGTTCGGTCGTGATCCCATCCAGTCCGGCGTTGTCTCGCTGACCATTGCTCTCGTCGTAACGATGGGCACTGTCGTGGGATCGCTCCTTCCCATTTTGTTCGACCGACTGGGTATGGACCCGGCGATCATGTCGAATCCGCTCATTGCGTCGCTGAGCGACTTTATGGGTGTGGTGATCTATTTCAGCGTCGCAATTTGGCTGCTGGCCTGA
- a CDS encoding DinB family protein, with translation MNARDALKLSIDMGKTICLGYLGDLTDAELMKRPCPGCNHINWQVGHLIASEYGMMMGLFPNSMPPLPDGFAEKYTKETAKSDNPADFDKKAELLALFEKTRAATLDLLSKVTDADLDKPTGVNYAPTTGSMFELQGSHWLMHAGQWAVVRRQCGRPPLF, from the coding sequence ATGAATGCACGTGATGCCCTGAAGCTTTCCATCGACATGGGAAAAACCATCTGCCTTGGATACCTCGGTGACCTGACCGACGCCGAACTGATGAAACGTCCCTGCCCAGGCTGCAATCACATCAACTGGCAGGTTGGACACCTCATTGCCAGCGAATACGGAATGATGATGGGACTGTTTCCAAACTCGATGCCGCCGCTCCCGGACGGATTCGCCGAGAAATACACCAAGGAAACCGCGAAAAGCGACAACCCGGCCGACTTCGACAAGAAAGCGGAGTTGCTGGCCCTGTTCGAGAAAACCCGCGCTGCCACGCTCGACCTTCTTTCGAAAGTCACCGACGCGGATCTAGATAAGCCAACGGGCGTTAATTACGCCCCCACCACCGGTTCCATGTTCGAACTTCAAGGCAGTCATTGGCTGATGCACGCGGGACAATGGGCCGTGGTCCGCCGCCAATGCGGCCGACCACCACTCTTTTAG
- a CDS encoding CheR family methyltransferase — MDVSPQEFREVQKLVRSLCGLVLTDDKMYLVKSRLESVVRTHGLNSFAEYLSRVVHFSAVKMRDELVEALTTGETSFNRDGHPFEALRRQILPELEVKIRHRRQTNYPVPLSRIWSAGCSTGQEPYSIAMAILDYVAGEAANGVSAKSFPILATDVSARNLNIARAGRYTERELDRGVTMDQKRRFFHRADDGWDVNDSLRSQIEFRRLNFMDPVDQIGPFDMIFCRNVLIYFDDASRQRLCDLFHRLLSDEGMLILGAAENLYGLETDFQSEPIGGTYVYRKHHDPSHGGFATSESPRA, encoded by the coding sequence GTGGATGTCTCGCCCCAAGAGTTTCGTGAGGTCCAGAAGCTGGTTCGGTCGCTTTGTGGCTTGGTCTTGACCGATGACAAGATGTACCTGGTGAAGTCGAGGCTCGAATCCGTCGTTCGAACTCATGGGCTTAACTCATTCGCCGAGTATTTGTCGCGTGTCGTCCACTTTAGTGCTGTGAAGATGCGGGACGAACTCGTTGAGGCTTTAACGACGGGTGAAACCTCGTTCAACCGTGATGGACATCCGTTCGAGGCACTTCGGCGGCAGATCCTTCCTGAACTGGAGGTGAAAATTCGCCACCGGCGCCAAACGAACTATCCCGTTCCCTTATCACGGATCTGGTCTGCCGGATGCTCGACGGGGCAAGAGCCTTACAGCATCGCGATGGCGATTCTCGACTACGTCGCGGGTGAGGCAGCGAATGGAGTCAGTGCCAAGTCGTTTCCCATCTTGGCGACAGATGTCTCGGCTAGAAACCTGAACATTGCGAGGGCGGGCCGATACACCGAGCGTGAACTTGATCGCGGCGTGACAATGGATCAAAAGCGACGGTTCTTTCATCGAGCCGACGACGGCTGGGATGTGAATGACAGTCTGCGAAGTCAGATTGAGTTTCGGAGGCTGAATTTTATGGACCCCGTCGATCAGATTGGACCTTTCGACATGATCTTCTGCCGCAACGTCCTGATCTATTTCGATGATGCATCACGTCAACGACTGTGCGATTTGTTCCACCGACTCTTATCAGACGAAGGTATGCTGATTCTTGGTGCGGCAGAAAACCTTTATGGTCTGGAAACAGACTTTCAGTCTGAGCCGATCGGCGGAACCTATGTGTATCGCAAACACCATGATCCATCGCACGGCGGATTCGCAACGAGTGAATCGCCTCGCGCCTGA
- the cheB gene encoding chemotaxis-specific protein-glutamate methyltransferase CheB, producing the protein MSGEPLNVLIVDDSRIFRGVIEEALSHRVDARVVGSVWSGEKALEMARQNPPDLVTLDLEMPGIGGMQTLRALRELSRNFGRSIGVLLISSHTQRGAAVTIEGLEEGAFDFITKPDGPDSRANEESFRQQLFAKLDTFKSSRRIEPRDVISNAAPPVFSKRVATRFRAVVIASSTGGPDALTRLLPQFAPHCPVPMFLVQHLPTGFTQYFASSLSRRCNIPVVEAREGGIAESGVLHVAHGGTHLVLHARDGRITTGFSDAPPENGCRPAADVLFRSAAVAYAGQVLVVVLTGMGTDGAKGAGVLKRAGAHVIAQDEATSIVWGMPGSVVAAGIADQVLPLAEIGPALMSQLGIGR; encoded by the coding sequence ATGAGTGGTGAACCTCTCAATGTGTTGATCGTGGATGACTCCCGTATCTTTCGAGGCGTCATTGAGGAGGCTCTTTCGCATCGTGTCGATGCCCGCGTGGTGGGTTCAGTCTGGAGTGGCGAAAAGGCCCTCGAGATGGCGCGACAGAATCCCCCCGATCTGGTGACGCTCGACCTCGAAATGCCCGGAATCGGTGGAATGCAAACCCTGAGGGCATTGCGGGAACTGTCCCGCAACTTCGGGCGATCCATCGGTGTGCTCCTGATCAGTTCACACACGCAACGAGGTGCGGCGGTGACGATCGAAGGGTTGGAGGAGGGGGCGTTTGATTTCATTACGAAACCTGATGGGCCCGATTCCCGCGCAAATGAAGAGTCGTTCCGCCAGCAACTGTTCGCAAAACTGGACACGTTCAAATCGAGCCGCAGGATTGAACCACGAGATGTCATTTCTAACGCTGCTCCGCCTGTATTTTCGAAACGAGTGGCAACTCGGTTTCGCGCCGTCGTCATCGCCTCGTCGACAGGCGGCCCCGATGCGCTAACGCGCCTGCTGCCTCAGTTCGCGCCCCACTGTCCCGTGCCGATGTTTCTGGTCCAGCATCTGCCGACGGGATTCACACAATATTTTGCATCAAGTTTGTCACGGCGTTGTAACATACCGGTCGTCGAGGCGCGAGAAGGCGGGATCGCAGAATCAGGAGTCTTGCACGTCGCACACGGCGGGACACATCTGGTTCTGCACGCACGTGACGGACGGATCACCACCGGTTTCAGCGATGCACCACCAGAGAATGGGTGTCGCCCCGCGGCGGATGTGTTGTTTCGATCCGCTGCGGTTGCATACGCCGGACAGGTGTTGGTGGTGGTGTTGACGGGGATGGGCACGGATGGAGCGAAAGGTGCAGGCGTGTTGAAACGAGCGGGCGCGCACGTGATTGCTCAGGATGAGGCGACCAGCATTGTCTGGGGGATGCCCGGCAGCGTTGTTGCCGCAGGAATCGCCGATCAAGTTTTGCCGCTTGCGGAGATTGGCCCGGCACTGATGTCTCAACTTGGGATCGGACGGTGA
- a CDS encoding methyl-accepting chemotaxis protein — protein MKNLKLTTKLLLLTMILMTSVVVVAYVAIHRISFFSLQIRQIVESTIVKSKLTSEIHVKFLSSVRAQKNAVLSTDDDTSKSFAAISRSELVEAHSLLDELREVVAKDRLAGQAKGVEDVGKSLDVAEKVNNTILDLAIENTNNKAKKLLSSEVQRQLDLLASRFHVWQEEATAQFGSSEQELKRLKTVDELQENLMGIFSTTLRHIDSVDDDEMQTYEKKLDDLLEQTKSGLGVASGGSVSNQFDVPTLVLDLKATLARVIKLSRLNTNNRSVEISLTESRVAADECVKRIDELEKLFAVEARNGRDLGIAAYLSTLWWIIGVAIAGLVLGLVAAYFVKESVTRPVFAVRNLAQSMADGDLTQRILLKQRDEVGELATSTNSLADSLTTIVTQIKSVSNGLFDSAMDLNGVSDQLVSQSETTSLKSSSVASASEQLSSNISTMAAAAEEMSVNVASISSASEEMSVNVGTISSAAEQTSNNVGIVSTAVGEISNSFEDVLNDVREGSRVAEDASRMADSATATIQLLNQSGVEISKVTETIKMIALQTNLLALNATIEATSAGEAGKGFAVVAHEIKELANQSAKAAEDIARKIEGVQNDTRQAVQVIQNVSQIIKDINASAGRISLSVEKQTRSATMISQNVGEANKGVSNIARSIAELAKAAGDMSRNVAEAARGATDVSRNVGEAAKAAGGISADIHGVSVASNLTNQSATKVHDSAKRLDQIGKELKKLVGRFKINPGNADLE, from the coding sequence GTGAAGAACTTAAAACTGACGACGAAATTGTTGCTGCTCACGATGATCCTGATGACGTCGGTCGTCGTCGTCGCGTATGTCGCGATTCATCGCATCTCTTTTTTCAGCCTCCAGATTCGGCAGATCGTCGAATCGACAATCGTGAAGTCGAAACTGACATCAGAGATTCATGTCAAATTTCTTTCGAGCGTTCGAGCGCAGAAGAACGCTGTCTTATCGACCGACGATGACACTTCGAAGTCCTTCGCGGCGATTTCGCGATCGGAACTTGTCGAGGCCCACAGCCTACTTGATGAATTGCGAGAAGTTGTTGCCAAGGATCGGTTGGCCGGCCAGGCGAAGGGGGTCGAAGATGTGGGGAAGAGTCTGGATGTCGCCGAGAAGGTCAACAATACGATCCTCGACCTGGCGATCGAGAACACTAACAACAAAGCGAAAAAGCTGCTTTCAAGCGAAGTGCAGCGACAGCTCGATTTGCTCGCGAGTCGCTTCCATGTTTGGCAGGAAGAGGCCACGGCCCAGTTTGGTTCGAGCGAACAAGAGCTGAAACGACTGAAGACCGTCGATGAGCTGCAAGAAAATCTCATGGGGATCTTCTCGACCACCTTAAGGCACATCGATTCGGTCGATGACGACGAGATGCAGACCTACGAAAAGAAATTGGACGACCTGCTCGAACAGACCAAAAGTGGTCTTGGAGTTGCGTCTGGTGGATCGGTCTCGAATCAGTTCGACGTTCCGACACTTGTTCTGGATTTGAAGGCAACGCTCGCCCGCGTCATCAAGCTGTCTCGATTGAATACTAACAATCGGTCGGTCGAGATTTCATTGACGGAATCACGGGTGGCGGCCGACGAATGTGTCAAACGCATCGACGAACTGGAAAAGCTATTCGCGGTCGAGGCGAGAAACGGTCGAGATCTGGGAATTGCCGCGTATCTCAGTACTCTCTGGTGGATCATTGGTGTCGCGATCGCCGGGCTCGTACTGGGACTCGTCGCGGCCTACTTCGTCAAAGAATCCGTAACGCGTCCGGTCTTTGCCGTTCGGAATTTGGCTCAATCCATGGCGGATGGGGATCTGACGCAGCGAATTCTGCTGAAGCAGCGCGACGAAGTGGGCGAGCTCGCGACATCGACCAATTCACTGGCGGATTCATTGACGACGATCGTGACACAAATCAAATCTGTTTCGAATGGTCTGTTCGATTCGGCGATGGATCTGAATGGTGTGTCGGATCAACTGGTGTCCCAGAGTGAGACGACTTCGCTGAAGTCGTCGAGCGTCGCCAGTGCGTCCGAACAGTTGTCCTCAAATATCAGCACAATGGCTGCGGCGGCGGAAGAAATGAGCGTGAATGTCGCCTCGATCAGTTCTGCCAGTGAAGAGATGAGCGTCAACGTGGGCACGATTTCGTCTGCAGCCGAACAGACTTCGAACAACGTTGGGATTGTGTCGACGGCTGTGGGAGAGATTTCGAACTCGTTTGAAGACGTTCTGAATGACGTCCGTGAAGGATCGCGCGTGGCCGAGGATGCCAGCCGGATGGCGGATTCGGCGACGGCGACGATTCAACTTTTGAATCAATCGGGAGTGGAAATCAGCAAGGTCACTGAAACGATCAAGATGATCGCACTGCAGACGAACCTGCTGGCACTGAATGCAACGATTGAAGCGACTTCCGCGGGCGAGGCAGGAAAAGGCTTTGCTGTCGTGGCCCATGAAATCAAGGAACTGGCGAACCAGAGCGCCAAGGCGGCGGAAGATATCGCTCGTAAGATTGAAGGGGTGCAAAATGACACCCGGCAGGCTGTGCAGGTCATCCAGAATGTGTCACAAATCATCAAGGACATCAACGCGTCGGCCGGTCGCATCTCGCTTTCGGTGGAGAAGCAGACGCGGTCTGCAACGATGATTTCTCAGAATGTTGGTGAGGCGAATAAAGGAGTCAGCAATATCGCCCGGTCAATTGCCGAATTGGCCAAGGCGGCCGGTGACATGTCGCGAAACGTGGCCGAGGCGGCACGCGGTGCGACCGACGTCTCACGAAATGTCGGTGAAGCTGCCAAAGCAGCGGGGGGAATCTCGGCGGATATTCACGGTGTCAGTGTTGCTTCGAATCTGACCAACCAGTCAGCGACGAAAGTCCATGATTCCGCGAAACGTCTCGATCAGATTGGCAAAGAACTAAAGAAACTCGTGGGGCGATTTAAGATCAATCCGGGAAATGCTGATCTCGAATGA
- a CDS encoding chemotaxis protein CheW, producing the protein MESLRLFCTFRLNGQLFGVDTLDVKEVTNEPTWTPVAHAPEEVLGLVNIRGHIFLALDLRQLLGMPSQPVTAQTRLVLFKPHVGCAFGVVVDEISEIQSVNADRLEGFASIHRDDLKLELTRIDLVSAICKQFDELIVILNPRRFLTVVEQNFARSDRRDSLHPVSGPHLSQVSP; encoded by the coding sequence ATGGAATCGCTGCGATTGTTCTGCACGTTCCGCTTGAACGGGCAACTGTTCGGCGTCGATACGCTGGACGTCAAAGAAGTGACGAATGAACCGACGTGGACGCCTGTTGCACATGCGCCGGAAGAAGTGCTAGGTCTGGTCAATATTCGCGGACATATTTTCCTGGCATTGGATCTCAGGCAATTGCTCGGGATGCCGTCTCAGCCAGTGACGGCACAGACGCGGCTGGTGCTTTTCAAGCCGCATGTCGGTTGTGCGTTTGGCGTGGTTGTCGATGAGATCTCCGAAATTCAAAGTGTCAACGCCGACCGACTCGAGGGGTTCGCCTCAATCCACCGCGACGACCTGAAGCTCGAGCTAACGCGGATTGATCTCGTTTCCGCAATCTGTAAGCAATTTGACGAGCTCATTGTCATTCTCAACCCACGACGGTTCTTGACGGTCGTGGAGCAAAACTTTGCGCGGTCCGACCGACGCGATTCTCTCCATCCGGTCTCAGGACCCCATTTGTCACAGGTGTCACCGTGA
- a CDS encoding hybrid sensor histidine kinase/response regulator produces the protein MTDRTDEFIIDAREHLGVVEDSLLSLEKQPAADKASAMIDRCFRSIHTIKGDAGFLGLSRIHELAHAIESLLSGTKFPVAHRMIELLFSARDRLAALVDDAYQSSQVDIQDIIDQLATASASKRTDAEFDVDLSDWSAKAEGGRLVRRMREYVAQRNVGDARLQLGPSRLSQCLPTGPVRWSGVLIKPREEHAPPVFEPFVRETRQRRSVRLNADLSAWSRPHQGVVDAFLKVATAVNVVSGRLTLPVVDLFAVLPSGNVTWTAECEAERSSDQLHKELNCRVTDLDCQGAATSSRGDTTTSVAASSSGKSAIPANARTPFNAPAVGALTMPSLTEKSSTLRIQVELLDRMMTLVGELTLVRNQSLLSFSDEDATHRSIIQRLNSVTSELQDVTLRARMQPVGNLFAKFPRMVRDLARQLGKQVDLELLGRDVELDKSIIEQLSDPLMHLIRNSVDHGIEMPAEREAQGKPPAGRIVLSATHEDGQIQIQVRDDGKGIDSAAVRAKALAVQLRTAAELDRMVPRELFSLILLPGFSTATHVTEVSGRGVGMDVVKTNIEQLEGTISIDSDVGRGTTMTLKLPLTLAIIRCLIVTVGPNRFAVPQRDLEEVICLHPKASGHIELAFDTEVYRLRDRLLPIVRFSDVVGHHQRFTAEKKAELLAARTIAVGERPIEYILVLRQGSRRFGLVVDEVRGTQEIVVKPMHPSMKRVNLFAGATIMGDGHVALIADVDGIVDHANLSFDSAVETLDERHTARDAAQVHRVLLFEYGPREQFALPLIQIRRVELIHRDRIERAGDHEFVTVDGVSTRILRLDRLIHTSTLESDPALMTLILPKFVSLPMGILVSRIVDTESLALDIQQHPDLPDGILGSAIVRDRLTLFLELHHLSEKLFGTAGTVSSPGRNSERTSRRVLLIDDTAFFREVVKRYLVAEGFDVTTAIHGADGLKILSTGRPFDLIVSDIEMPVMDGWEFAREVRRRGIKTPMLALTSLSGEQNEAKAKECGYDGYEVKLDHDRLVRKVSLMSVSQANSN, from the coding sequence ATGACTGATCGAACTGATGAATTCATCATTGACGCGCGCGAGCACTTGGGCGTCGTCGAAGATTCGTTGCTTAGCCTTGAAAAGCAGCCCGCGGCAGACAAAGCCTCGGCCATGATCGATCGTTGCTTTCGATCGATTCACACGATCAAGGGTGACGCAGGATTCCTGGGCCTTTCTCGAATTCACGAGCTGGCGCATGCGATCGAGTCGCTGCTCAGCGGAACCAAGTTCCCCGTTGCTCATCGAATGATCGAGCTGCTTTTCAGCGCTCGCGATCGCCTGGCGGCACTGGTTGACGACGCCTATCAAAGTTCTCAAGTCGATATTCAGGACATCATCGATCAGTTGGCGACCGCGTCGGCGAGCAAAAGAACGGATGCCGAGTTTGACGTCGATTTGTCCGATTGGAGTGCCAAGGCTGAGGGAGGACGTCTGGTCCGTCGGATGCGAGAGTATGTCGCCCAGAGAAATGTCGGTGATGCGCGATTGCAGCTCGGACCCAGTCGTTTGAGCCAGTGTCTTCCCACCGGTCCCGTGCGTTGGTCGGGTGTGTTGATCAAACCGCGTGAGGAACACGCGCCACCCGTTTTCGAACCGTTTGTGCGCGAAACCCGACAAAGGCGATCGGTTCGTTTGAACGCGGATCTGTCTGCGTGGTCTCGTCCGCATCAGGGTGTCGTTGATGCGTTTCTGAAAGTGGCAACAGCAGTCAATGTTGTGTCCGGACGCTTGACGCTGCCCGTCGTCGATCTGTTTGCCGTGCTGCCCTCGGGGAACGTCACTTGGACGGCCGAGTGCGAAGCGGAACGATCGAGCGACCAATTGCATAAGGAGCTCAACTGCCGAGTTACGGACCTTGATTGTCAGGGGGCCGCGACGAGTTCACGCGGCGACACGACGACGTCTGTGGCCGCGTCATCCTCGGGAAAGTCGGCAATCCCCGCGAATGCACGTACGCCCTTTAACGCCCCTGCCGTTGGCGCGTTGACAATGCCCAGTCTCACCGAAAAGTCATCGACACTGCGAATTCAGGTTGAGCTTCTGGATCGAATGATGACGCTGGTCGGCGAATTGACGCTGGTGCGAAACCAATCCTTGCTCTCGTTTTCGGACGAGGACGCGACGCATCGTTCAATCATCCAGCGGTTGAACTCGGTAACTTCTGAGCTGCAGGACGTCACGCTGCGTGCACGGATGCAACCTGTCGGAAACTTGTTCGCCAAGTTTCCCCGCATGGTGCGTGATCTCGCCCGGCAGCTCGGCAAACAGGTGGATCTCGAACTGCTCGGTCGTGACGTCGAACTCGATAAGTCGATCATCGAACAATTGAGCGACCCTTTGATGCACTTGATCCGCAATAGCGTCGATCATGGCATTGAGATGCCAGCAGAGCGTGAAGCGCAGGGAAAGCCACCCGCTGGTCGAATCGTTCTGTCGGCCACGCACGAAGATGGGCAGATTCAGATTCAAGTGCGCGATGACGGTAAGGGAATTGATTCGGCGGCCGTCAGGGCGAAGGCGCTGGCTGTGCAACTGCGAACGGCGGCCGAGTTGGATCGCATGGTGCCCCGTGAATTGTTCTCACTCATTCTCCTGCCAGGATTCTCAACGGCGACTCACGTAACGGAAGTATCGGGGCGTGGCGTCGGTATGGATGTCGTCAAGACAAATATTGAACAACTGGAAGGCACAATCAGCATCGATTCCGACGTTGGACGCGGAACGACAATGACGCTGAAGCTGCCCCTGACGCTTGCCATTATTCGCTGTCTGATCGTCACCGTCGGGCCAAATCGCTTCGCGGTTCCTCAGCGAGACCTCGAAGAAGTCATCTGTTTGCATCCGAAAGCCAGTGGTCATATCGAACTTGCCTTTGATACCGAAGTCTATCGGTTGCGGGATCGCCTGTTACCGATCGTTCGGTTCTCGGATGTCGTGGGCCACCATCAGAGATTTACGGCAGAAAAGAAGGCGGAATTGCTTGCCGCGCGAACGATTGCAGTCGGTGAGAGGCCCATTGAGTACATCCTGGTCCTGCGGCAGGGCAGTCGCCGTTTCGGACTGGTGGTCGATGAGGTTCGCGGCACGCAAGAAATTGTCGTCAAGCCGATGCATCCTTCGATGAAACGGGTCAACCTGTTTGCCGGCGCGACAATCATGGGGGATGGCCATGTGGCGCTGATCGCCGATGTGGATGGGATCGTTGATCACGCAAATCTGAGCTTCGATTCCGCAGTCGAGACGCTCGATGAGCGCCATACGGCACGTGACGCCGCGCAGGTTCATCGCGTCTTGCTGTTCGAATATGGTCCGCGGGAACAATTTGCATTGCCCCTCATTCAGATTCGGCGAGTTGAACTCATTCATCGCGATCGAATCGAGCGGGCGGGGGATCACGAGTTCGTTACGGTCGACGGAGTCTCGACGCGCATCTTGCGACTTGACCGATTGATTCACACGTCGACGCTGGAATCCGATCCTGCGCTGATGACGTTGATCCTGCCAAAATTTGTGTCGCTGCCAATGGGGATTCTGGTCTCACGAATCGTCGATACCGAGTCACTTGCACTCGACATTCAGCAGCATCCGGATCTGCCGGATGGGATTCTTGGTTCGGCCATCGTGCGTGATCGACTGACGCTGTTTCTTGAGCTTCATCATCTGTCGGAAAAGCTGTTCGGCACGGCGGGGACTGTTTCATCACCGGGGCGAAACTCTGAACGCACGTCGCGACGCGTGCTGCTGATCGACGATACGGCGTTCTTTCGTGAAGTCGTCAAACGGTATCTGGTCGCCGAGGGATTCGATGTCACGACCGCCATTCATGGGGCGGATGGCTTGAAGATCCTTTCGACGGGGCGACCGTTCGATTTGATCGTGTCGGATATTGAGATGCCGGTAATGGATGGCTGGGAGTTTGCACGCGAAGTCCGTCGCCGGGGGATCAAGACTCCCATGCTTGCCCTGACGTCATTGAGCGGCGAGCAGAACGAAGCGAAGGCCAAAGAGTGTGGATACGACGGGTATGAAGTGAAACTCGATCACGACCGTCTGGTCCGCAAGGTGAGTTTGATGTCCGTGAGTCAAGCGAATTCGAACTGA
- a CDS encoding Hpt domain-containing protein, producing MSGEIFNDGSMLEIFRAEVETHAETLTSGLLSLERDPQDTQQISEMMRGAHSIKGAARIVGIDPAVRVAHVMEDGFVAAQNGQLSLRPEQIDVLLRGVDFLSRISAASKEASLDWSRFDGDAAQLVSSISHALSMASETSRPVAMASNAGSVPVVSTVTPPTVPRPVTDTVTVSVAPFLDTAEAEVVRRGYVDACNSSAQRFILDLSQTVDLDATGLALLAALRDTRGGQGPHVEFTGVGPDVQFVLRVTGIQPSPDSGGP from the coding sequence ATGAGTGGCGAGATATTCAATGACGGTTCGATGCTCGAGATCTTCCGAGCGGAAGTCGAGACGCACGCAGAAACGCTGACGTCGGGGCTGCTGTCGCTTGAACGCGATCCTCAGGACACGCAACAGATCAGCGAGATGATGCGCGGCGCGCATTCGATCAAGGGTGCCGCCAGGATCGTCGGGATTGATCCGGCAGTGCGTGTGGCCCACGTCATGGAAGACGGTTTTGTCGCGGCGCAGAACGGTCAACTGTCGTTGCGGCCCGAGCAGATCGATGTGCTGCTGCGTGGCGTCGATTTTCTCAGTCGTATTTCTGCGGCGTCGAAAGAAGCCAGCCTCGATTGGAGTCGCTTTGATGGCGATGCCGCTCAACTTGTGAGCAGCATCAGCCACGCGCTTTCGATGGCTTCGGAGACGTCACGACCCGTTGCGATGGCGTCGAATGCCGGTTCTGTACCTGTTGTCAGCACGGTCACTCCGCCAACTGTTCCGCGACCCGTGACGGACACGGTGACCGTTTCCGTCGCTCCATTTCTGGATACCGCAGAGGCTGAAGTGGTTCGACGAGGGTACGTCGACGCCTGCAATTCGTCGGCCCAACGATTTATTCTCGATCTGTCGCAAACGGTCGATCTGGATGCCACGGGGCTCGCGCTGTTGGCTGCGTTGCGTGACACGCGCGGGGGGCAGGGGCCGCACGTGGAATTTACGGGTGTCGGACCTGATGTCCAGTTCGTCTTGAGAGTCACGGGCATTCAGCCATCGCCTGATTCGGGAGGCCCGTGA